One window from the genome of Streptomyces sp. NBC_00708 encodes:
- a CDS encoding TerD domain-containing protein, whose protein sequence is MGASMTMQKGTNVPVAAQAVRVEIGWRTAPGTPDVDASALLLLGSGKVRNDGDFVFYNQPSHTSGSVRHEGKRTAGGAATDTLFADLARVEPAIDRVVLAASADGGTFGRVSGLYVRVLDAMNGAELARFDSSDATVETAFILGELYRRQGAWKFRAVGQGYGSGLAGLATDFGISVDEPQQPQAAPQPRPATRVAAAPPPPQYPQPTLAAPMAPPVPPAPPAPPVTQPVRLTKVTLTKEAPSVSLTKQGGTSGAMRVNLNWEVRKQFKGWGSKLGRAVANHSDLDLDLCALYELTDGRKGVVQALGNAFGALHQPPFIHLDGDDRTGAVDTGENLTINLDHKAQLRRVLIFVTIYEGARSFADLHATVTLQPQHGAPIDFSLDECTVPSTVCALALITNTGSDLTVQREARYLVPQRGVSPQRTIDHAYGWGMNWTPGRK, encoded by the coding sequence ATGGGGGCGAGCATGACCATGCAAAAGGGAACCAATGTCCCAGTGGCGGCCCAGGCCGTGCGTGTCGAAATCGGATGGCGCACCGCTCCGGGGACACCCGACGTGGACGCCTCCGCGCTTCTTCTCCTCGGCTCGGGAAAGGTGCGCAACGACGGGGACTTCGTCTTCTACAACCAGCCGTCCCACACCTCCGGCTCGGTGCGCCACGAGGGCAAGCGCACCGCCGGCGGCGCGGCGACCGACACCCTCTTCGCCGACCTGGCGCGCGTGGAGCCGGCCATCGACCGCGTGGTGCTGGCCGCTTCGGCGGACGGCGGCACGTTCGGCCGGGTCAGCGGACTGTACGTACGGGTCCTGGACGCGATGAACGGGGCCGAACTGGCTCGCTTCGACAGCTCCGACGCGACCGTGGAGACGGCCTTCATCCTCGGTGAGCTCTACCGGCGCCAGGGCGCCTGGAAGTTCCGCGCGGTCGGCCAGGGCTACGGCTCCGGACTCGCGGGCCTCGCCACGGACTTCGGGATCTCCGTGGACGAACCGCAGCAGCCGCAGGCGGCGCCGCAGCCCCGGCCGGCCACCCGGGTCGCGGCCGCCCCGCCGCCTCCCCAGTACCCGCAGCCGACGCTCGCCGCGCCGATGGCGCCCCCGGTTCCGCCGGCCCCTCCGGCGCCGCCCGTCACCCAGCCCGTCCGGCTGACCAAGGTGACGCTCACGAAGGAGGCGCCGTCCGTCTCCCTCACCAAGCAGGGCGGCACGTCGGGTGCCATGCGCGTCAACCTCAACTGGGAGGTGCGCAAGCAGTTCAAGGGATGGGGCAGCAAGCTCGGCCGGGCCGTGGCGAACCACTCGGACCTCGACCTGGACCTCTGCGCCCTGTACGAACTGACCGACGGCCGCAAGGGAGTCGTCCAGGCGCTCGGAAACGCCTTCGGCGCACTCCACCAGCCGCCGTTCATCCACCTCGACGGCGACGACCGCACCGGTGCCGTCGACACCGGTGAGAACCTGACGATCAACCTCGACCACAAGGCGCAGCTCCGCCGGGTCCTGATCTTCGTCACCATCTACGAGGGGGCCCGCAGCTTCGCCGATCTGCACGCCACGGTCACCCTCCAGCCCCAGCACGGCGCGCCGATCGACTTCTCGCTGGACGAGTGCACGGTCCCGTCCACCGTCTGCGCGCTCGCGCTCATCACCAACACCGGCAGCGACCTCACCGTGCAGCGCGAGGCCCGCTATCTGGTGCCGCAGCGCGGCGTCAGCCCGCAGCGCACCATCGACCACGCCTACGGCTGGGGCATGAACTGGACCCCGGGCCGCAAGTGA